From one Phocoena sinus isolate mPhoSin1 chromosome 4, mPhoSin1.pri, whole genome shotgun sequence genomic stretch:
- the TRIM42 gene encoding tripartite motif-containing protein 42, giving the protein METAMCVCSPCFTWQRCPRLCSCLCFKFLFTSERNCTCFPCPYKDERDCQCCHCTCSESPNCHFCCCSWANDPDCKCCCTTSSNLKCHYYESRCCRHATITFRRSRLQSISTFSKMALRIGSSDMQLDKVKMMPAKSNLVSHLLCPICSRLRLHSFILPCHHSLCEKCLRQLQKHAEVTENFFILICPVCNRSHCMPYSHKMLLPENYLRGRLTKRYMQQHGYLRWRFDRSSGPIVCQVCRSQNIAYKRCITCRLNLCNDCLKTFHSDVTMQDHVFVDTSTEDQDEKICIHHPSSRVIEYCRNDDELLCSFCKTALHNGHDTISLIDACSERAAALFSAIAKFKAVRYEIDNDLMEFNILKNSFKADKEVKRKEIRNGFLKLRSILQEKEKTIMEQIENLEVSRQKEIEKYVYVTTMKVNEMGGLIAYSKEALKETGQVAFLQSAKILVDQIEDGIQSTYRPDPQLRLHSLNCMPLDFAELSNAIHELFPAGPKKVCSSGNSLPSPYPQHSEMMMARKVTCSTHSFGNQQICQRSSSSLSFNVPSCEKTKMGLEAYGRAQSAEPAKPTDSLYTYWSAGVENQPVQDSSSFHNWYSFNESSLKTPGPILIYQTLVYPRAAKVYWTCPIEDVDSFEMEFYELINSPPNNVQTELCAQIRDIMQQNLELHNLTPNTEYLFKVRAINDNGPGQWSDICKVVTPDGRGKSRAKWGLLKNIQTALQKRF; this is encoded by the exons ATGGAGACCGCCATGTGTGTTTGCTCTCCATGTTTTACATGGCAGAGGTGTCCCCGCTTATGCTCCTGTCTGTGCTTCAAGTTCCTCTTCACCTCGGAGCGGAACTGCACCTGCTTTCCCTGCCCTTACAAGGATGAGCGCGACTGCCAATGCTGCCACTGCACCTGCTCCGAGAgccccaactgccacttctgctGCTGCTCCTGGGCCAATGACCCCGACTGTAAGTGTTGCTGTACAACCAGCAGCAACCTCAAGTGCCACTACTATGAGAGCCGCTGCTGCCGCCATGCCACCATCACGTTCCGCAGGAGCCGCCTCCAGAGCATCAGTACCTT CTCCAAGATGGCCCTGCGCATCGGGAGCAGCGACATGCAACTGGATAAGGTGAAGATGATGCCCGCGAAAAGCAACCTGGTCAGCCACCTGTTGTGCCCCATCTGCAGCCGGCTGCGCCTGCACTCCTTCATACTACCCTGCCACCACAGCCTGTGCGAGAAGTGCCTGCGGCAGCTGCAGAAGCACGCCGAGGTCACCGAGAACTTCTTCATCCTCATCTGCCCCGTGTGCAACCGCTCGCACTGCATGCCCTACAGCCACAAGATGCTGCTGCCCGAGAACTACCTGCGCGGACGCCTCACCAAGCGCTACATGCAGCAGCATGGCTACCTCAGGTGGCGCTTCGACCGCTCCAGCGGGCCTATCGTCTGCCAGGTCTGCCGCAGCCAGAACATCGCCTACAAGCGCTGCATCACCTGCCGCCTCAACCTGTGCAACGACTGCCTCAAGACCTTCCACTCGGACGTGACCATGCAGGACCACGTGTTCGTGGACACCAGCACCGAGGACCAGGACGAGAAGATCTGCATCCACCACCCGTCCAGCCGCGTCATTGAGTACTGCCGGAATGACGACGAATTGCTCTGCAGCTTCTGCAAGACTGCCTTACACAATGGCCACGACACCATCAGCCTCATCGATGCCTGCTCCGAGAGGGCTGCCGCGCTCTTCAGCGCCATCGCCAAGTTCAAAGCAG TCCGATATGAAATTGATAATGACCTCATggaattcaacattttaaaaaacagctttaaagCTGACAAGGAGGTAAAGCGCAAAGAGATCAGAAATGGATTCCTCAAGCTGCGCAGCATTctccaggagaaagagaaaaccatCATGGAGCAGATAGAGAATCTGGAAGTGTCCAGGCAGAAAGAGATTGAAAAATATGTGTACGTCACCACCATGAAGGTGAACGAAATGGGTGGCCTGATCGCCTACTCCAAGGAAGCACTGAAGGAGACAGGCCAGGTGGCGTTCCTGCAGTCGGCCAAGATTCTGGTGGACCAGATCGAGGACGGTATCCAGAGCACCTACAGGCCAGACCCACAGCTCCGGCTCCACTCCTTGAACTGCATGCCCTTGGACTTTGCTGAGCTCTCCAATGCCATCCACGAACTCTTCCCCGCAGGGCCCAAGAAGGTGTGTTCCTCAGGGAACTCCCTGCCATCACCCTATCCCCAGCACTCAGAAATGATGATGGCCAGGAAGGTCACTTGCAGTACCCACAGCTTCGGCAACCAGCAGATATGCCAGCGAAGCTCCTCCTCATTGTCCTTTAATGTCCCCAGCTGTGAGAAGACCAAGATGGGTCTGGAGGCCTATGGGCGAGCCCAGTCAGCTGAACCTGCCAAGCCCACAGACAGCCTCTACACTTACTGGAGTGCAGGGGTAGAAAACCAGCCTGTGCAGGACAGCAGCAGCTTCCACAACTGGTACTCGTTCAACGAGAGCTCCCTGAAGACTCCAGGCCCAATTCTTATCTACCAGACTCTGGTGTATCCGAGAGCTGCCAAG GTTTACTGGACATGCCCAATAGAAGACGTGGACTCTTTTGAGATGGAATTCTACGAACTCATTAATTCCCCTCCGAACAATGTGCAGACAGAGCTCTGTGCACAAATTCGGGATATAATGCAGCAGAACCTGGAGCTGCACAACCTGACCCCCAACACCGAGTATCTGTTTAAAGTGAGAGCCATCAACGATAACGGTCCTGGGCAGTGGAGTGACATCTGCAAG